In Erythrobacter sp. F6033, a single genomic region encodes these proteins:
- a CDS encoding YHS domain-containing (seleno)protein → MKNSVFKSVLISALLATAAACSAPATDTADAGETTEAVAEAAYYADLGGEPTGPIHTASKGDTLAVSGYDVVSYFTGDGVPVVGTEDFTVRYNGYDYRFANEGNAKTFIEDAAKYAPAYGGYCAWAIGANDALAPGDPEVYEIVDGKLYLNFNQDVQGRWQADIPGFIASGDTNYPTHSPDEHFQD, encoded by the coding sequence ATGAAGAATTCAGTTTTCAAATCCGTTCTTATCAGCGCTCTGCTGGCTACCGCTGCAGCGTGCAGCGCCCCTGCAACCGACACCGCAGATGCCGGCGAAACAACCGAAGCGGTTGCTGAGGCTGCGTACTACGCCGATCTCGGCGGTGAACCGACAGGCCCGATCCACACCGCTTCAAAAGGCGATACGCTCGCAGTGTCAGGTTATGACGTGGTCAGCTATTTCACCGGCGACGGTGTTCCTGTCGTAGGCACAGAGGATTTCACTGTCCGCTACAACGGTTACGACTATCGCTTTGCCAATGAAGGTAACGCAAAAACGTTCATTGAAGATGCGGCCAAATATGCACCTGCTTATGGCGGCTATTGCGCATGGGCGATTGGTGCGAACGATGCTCTGGCGCCGGGAGACCCCGAAGTTTATGAGATCGTTGACGGCAAGCTCTACCTGAACTTCAATCAAGATGTGCAGGGACGTTGGCAGGCTGATATCCCGGGCTTCATTGCTTCGGGTGACACCAACTATCCAACCCACTCGCCAGACGAGCATTTCCAAGATTGA
- the leuA gene encoding 2-isopropylmalate synthase: protein MTMLKNPATKYRPFGQIDLPDRQWPTRMIEKAPRWLSTDLRDGNQSIIDPMDAVKKRRFFDLLVEVGIKEIEVGFPSAGATEFDFISGLVKSGAIPDDVTVQVLTQSREDLIRTSFESLESARAAIVHLYNAVSPAWRDIVFRMSKDEVREIAKTGAMVMRDEAAKRPETDWHFQYSPETFSTAELDFSIEVCAAVMDVLQPSPEKPIILNLPATVEAATPNIYADQIEYFCRNLPNRESAIISLHTHNDRGTGVAAAELGLMAGADRVEGCLFGNGERTGNCCLVTMALNLYTQGLDPRLDFSDIDRVIETVEYCNDLPVHQRHPYGGELVYTAFSGSHQDAIKKGFEANNTQNDEQWRVPYLPIDPADLGRDYEAVIRVNSQSGKGGFAWVLEQDQGLKLPKKMQADFSKHVQRMADELGRELNAADIWEAFKSAYHVQSQDRRFSLVDYEENRASDGTRVFAGKIAVDGGEQSVSGRGNGLISSVVSTLEGAFDLDIKVLDYSEHAMGTGRDARAAAYLMCQSGDEIIWGCGIDEDIATASVRAVLSVANSAVK, encoded by the coding sequence ATGACCATGCTCAAGAATCCCGCCACGAAGTATCGCCCGTTTGGGCAGATCGATTTGCCTGACCGCCAATGGCCGACACGCATGATCGAAAAAGCGCCGCGTTGGCTTTCCACGGACCTTCGCGATGGCAACCAGTCGATCATCGACCCAATGGATGCCGTGAAAAAGCGGCGCTTCTTTGATCTATTGGTTGAAGTCGGCATCAAAGAAATCGAAGTCGGTTTCCCCAGCGCAGGCGCGACGGAATTCGACTTTATATCCGGCCTCGTGAAATCTGGCGCGATCCCGGATGACGTAACTGTGCAAGTCCTCACGCAATCGCGCGAAGACCTGATCCGCACTTCTTTCGAAAGCTTGGAAAGCGCGCGCGCAGCAATCGTACATCTATACAACGCAGTCAGTCCGGCATGGCGCGACATTGTATTCCGTATGTCGAAAGATGAAGTGCGCGAAATCGCAAAGACCGGCGCCATGGTTATGCGCGATGAAGCAGCCAAGCGCCCTGAAACCGATTGGCATTTCCAATATTCGCCAGAAACATTCTCGACAGCCGAACTCGATTTTTCGATCGAAGTATGTGCGGCTGTAATGGACGTTCTTCAGCCCTCCCCTGAAAAGCCAATCATACTGAATTTGCCCGCCACAGTCGAAGCGGCAACACCCAACATTTACGCCGACCAGATCGAGTATTTCTGCCGCAATCTGCCGAACCGCGAGAGCGCAATTATCTCGCTACATACGCATAATGATCGCGGAACCGGTGTCGCCGCAGCAGAGCTTGGCCTGATGGCCGGAGCCGACCGCGTCGAAGGTTGCCTGTTCGGCAATGGCGAGCGCACAGGCAATTGTTGCCTCGTGACAATGGCGCTTAACCTCTACACGCAAGGCCTCGATCCCCGTCTCGATTTCTCCGATATCGACCGCGTGATCGAGACAGTCGAATATTGCAACGATCTGCCTGTACATCAACGCCATCCCTATGGGGGCGAGCTTGTCTACACCGCATTTTCCGGTTCGCATCAGGATGCAATCAAGAAGGGATTTGAGGCCAACAATACTCAGAATGACGAACAATGGCGCGTGCCCTATCTGCCAATAGACCCCGCTGATCTGGGCCGCGATTACGAGGCTGTTATCCGGGTCAATTCGCAATCAGGCAAAGGCGGCTTTGCGTGGGTGCTCGAACAGGATCAGGGCCTCAAACTGCCGAAAAAGATGCAAGCTGATTTCTCCAAACATGTGCAGCGCATGGCGGACGAGCTCGGCCGTGAACTCAATGCGGCTGATATTTGGGAAGCGTTCAAATCAGCCTACCATGTACAAAGCCAAGATCGCCGTTTCAGCCTTGTCGATTACGAGGAGAATCGCGCCTCAGACGGGACACGTGTTTTCGCTGGCAAGATCGCGGTCGATGGCGGCGAGCAAAGCGTCTCGGGACGCGGCAACGGATTGATCTCAAGTGTCGTCAGCACGCTCGAAGGCGCATTCGATCTCGACATCAAAGTGCTCGATTACTCCGAACACGCAATGGGCACCGGTCGCGACGCGCGTGCCGCCGCGTACCTAATGTGCCAGTCAGGAGACGAGATCATTTGGGGCTGCGGTATCGATGAGGACATCGCAACCGCCAGCGTTCGCGCCGTACTCAGCGTGGCAAATTCTGCGGTGAAGTAA
- a CDS encoding serine hydrolase domain-containing protein, whose protein sequence is MTKKRIGIGIILAIVLGAGAFIIAGILEPSLDPDFERNLTAASPTETQQLIAEEAEKLGVTALSVTVIDGDSDPQNLYFGRAHEGGVMQVASLSKAVASTVILMVAEARSVGIDDDIRDQIRSLDIASLEGGDRPITLRQLLSHTTGASQSGYPGYPRYGEVPDTVDVINAPPRLIESQLTFDGEPGKFRYSGGGYTIAQLWAEEVTGKPFEAIAEEVLLAPLGMNQSTFTQPVERDGIAPLEIVGADAGFDPFGGVFSSLDDDWHIYPEKAAAGLWTTSQDYARFVAAVMDAAAGAENTIPTQIASEMIKPFAKTGWGPDSYYGLGVMVTTAGDSGILEVSHTGANAGYRSLFVVQPATDDTERRVVVVSANTASAQYLNKAIGDALIAR, encoded by the coding sequence ATGACAAAGAAGAGGATCGGTATTGGGATCATCCTTGCGATTGTTCTTGGCGCAGGCGCATTCATCATCGCCGGCATTCTTGAACCGTCACTTGATCCCGATTTTGAGCGAAACCTTACCGCTGCATCTCCGACTGAAACCCAGCAGTTAATCGCAGAAGAAGCAGAAAAGCTCGGTGTTACTGCACTCAGCGTGACTGTGATTGACGGTGATAGCGATCCGCAAAATCTCTATTTTGGGCGCGCGCATGAAGGCGGCGTGATGCAGGTCGCCAGCCTCTCAAAGGCTGTCGCCTCGACTGTCATTTTGATGGTTGCAGAAGCGCGGAGTGTTGGCATCGACGATGACATCAGGGACCAAATCAGGTCACTCGACATTGCATCGCTTGAGGGAGGCGACAGGCCGATCACGCTGCGCCAATTGCTTTCACACACAACCGGTGCATCGCAATCCGGATACCCGGGATACCCGCGCTACGGCGAGGTTCCTGATACCGTAGACGTCATCAATGCGCCGCCGCGCCTGATTGAATCGCAGCTCACATTTGACGGCGAACCGGGAAAGTTTCGCTATTCGGGCGGAGGATACACTATCGCTCAATTATGGGCGGAGGAAGTGACCGGGAAGCCATTCGAAGCAATTGCCGAGGAAGTACTGCTCGCCCCTCTCGGCATGAACCAAAGCACATTTACCCAGCCAGTCGAAAGAGACGGGATTGCCCCGCTCGAGATCGTTGGGGCGGACGCTGGCTTTGATCCATTCGGAGGGGTCTTCAGCTCGCTAGATGATGACTGGCACATCTATCCGGAAAAAGCGGCTGCCGGGCTTTGGACAACATCGCAAGACTACGCACGGTTCGTGGCTGCGGTGATGGATGCGGCGGCGGGCGCCGAAAATACCATTCCAACTCAAATCGCGTCGGAAATGATCAAGCCCTTCGCCAAGACAGGCTGGGGTCCGGACTCATACTACGGACTGGGCGTAATGGTTACGACCGCAGGCGACAGCGGGATACTCGAAGTATCGCACACAGGCGCGAATGCGGGCTACCGCTCATTGTTCGTGGTACAACCTGCGACAGACGACACAGAAAGACGCGTTGTCGTTGTGTCGGCAAACACCGCGTCTGCCCAATACCTCAACAAAGCGATTGGTGACGCTTTGATTGCGCGCTAG
- a CDS encoding DEAD/DEAH box helicase, with protein MTFPTLPASLADALTEREYSAATDVQAAVLEPEARGRDLVVSAQTGSGKTVAFGLAMSDELLDENGKVPFAIAPKALVIAPTRELALQVSRELAWLYSKAGGRVTTCVGGMNPSQERKALRSGATIVVGTPGRLRDHLERGALDLSELAVAVLDEADEMLDMGFREELEAILDATPDGRRTLLFSATMPRPIEALARRYQLNSLRIATIGKERGHGDITYQAVTVSPPEIENAVVNLLRFHEAETAILFCGTRDKVRHLHATLQERGFGVVALSGEHSQQERNQALQALRDKRARVCVATDVAARGIDLPSVSLVVHVEIPRDAETLQHRSGRTGRAGKKGTAVLIVPFSRRRRVESMLRNAKINADWTDAPDRDAIKAKDHERMLAELLKPVEIDEADRAIAQKILAERSAEEIAAMLVQTHRAKMPEPEELTANTPEARKAAQKDKHRPGFEDTVWFKMDIGRREGADVRWILPLICRRGHVTRNEIGAIRISQGETFFQIPRAHADKVADAVQRTAENDKDDRPVNIEQSDEAPRDAGRRNRREGGGGDDGPRGGSHVKAKPFRKGGGKSYDKSGGKPDRKPAGQGKPWEGRDAKPGKKHKPKGKFTGKPKGKGGGYPKKGGKPPKD; from the coding sequence ATGACGTTTCCAACGCTTCCAGCCAGTCTTGCCGATGCCCTTACAGAGCGCGAATATTCCGCCGCAACGGACGTGCAGGCTGCTGTTCTTGAACCAGAAGCACGCGGGCGCGATCTGGTCGTTTCCGCCCAGACGGGTTCGGGCAAAACAGTCGCTTTCGGTCTAGCAATGTCGGACGAGCTGCTGGACGAAAATGGCAAAGTGCCTTTCGCGATTGCTCCGAAAGCTTTGGTGATCGCACCTACGCGCGAACTTGCGCTGCAAGTCAGCCGCGAACTTGCTTGGCTCTACAGCAAGGCTGGCGGGCGCGTTACAACCTGCGTTGGCGGCATGAACCCGTCGCAAGAGCGCAAGGCGCTTCGCAGCGGCGCGACGATTGTTGTCGGTACGCCGGGCCGTCTTCGCGATCACCTTGAGCGCGGCGCGCTAGACCTGTCGGAACTTGCCGTTGCGGTGCTCGATGAAGCCGACGAAATGCTCGATATGGGCTTTCGCGAAGAGCTTGAAGCTATCCTTGACGCGACGCCGGATGGACGCCGCACATTGCTGTTCTCGGCCACGATGCCGCGCCCGATTGAGGCACTCGCCCGCCGGTACCAACTCAACTCCCTGCGCATTGCCACCATTGGTAAGGAACGCGGGCATGGCGATATCACTTATCAAGCGGTGACCGTTTCTCCGCCTGAAATCGAGAATGCCGTCGTCAACTTGTTACGTTTTCACGAGGCGGAAACCGCTATCTTGTTCTGCGGAACACGCGACAAGGTGCGACACCTGCATGCGACGCTTCAAGAGCGCGGCTTTGGTGTTGTTGCGCTGTCCGGAGAGCATTCACAGCAGGAACGGAACCAGGCGCTGCAGGCATTGCGGGACAAGCGCGCCCGCGTTTGTGTGGCCACCGATGTGGCCGCGCGCGGTATCGATCTCCCCAGCGTCAGCTTGGTCGTCCACGTCGAAATTCCTCGTGATGCCGAAACACTTCAACACCGCTCTGGCCGAACCGGACGTGCCGGTAAGAAAGGCACCGCTGTCCTGATCGTGCCATTTTCGCGTCGCCGCAGGGTTGAAAGCATGCTGCGCAATGCGAAGATCAACGCCGATTGGACCGATGCGCCGGATCGCGATGCGATTAAAGCGAAAGACCATGAACGGATGCTTGCCGAGCTGCTTAAGCCGGTGGAGATCGACGAAGCTGATCGCGCAATCGCCCAGAAAATTCTCGCGGAACGCAGCGCAGAAGAAATCGCGGCGATGTTGGTGCAAACGCACCGCGCCAAGATGCCTGAGCCGGAAGAATTGACAGCGAACACACCGGAAGCTCGCAAAGCGGCGCAAAAAGACAAACATCGTCCCGGCTTTGAAGACACGGTCTGGTTCAAGATGGATATTGGACGCCGCGAAGGGGCCGATGTGCGTTGGATTTTGCCGCTGATCTGTCGCCGCGGCCATGTAACGCGCAACGAAATCGGCGCAATCCGGATTTCGCAAGGCGAAACGTTCTTCCAAATCCCCCGTGCGCATGCTGACAAAGTCGCAGACGCAGTGCAGCGCACGGCCGAGAATGACAAAGACGATCGCCCGGTAAACATCGAGCAATCCGACGAAGCGCCGCGCGATGCAGGGCGCCGCAACCGCCGTGAAGGTGGGGGCGGAGATGACGGCCCTCGTGGCGGCAGTCATGTAAAGGCAAAGCCGTTCCGCAAAGGCGGCGGTAAATCGTATGATAAGTCGGGCGGAAAGCCGGATCGCAAACCTGCAGGTCAGGGTAAGCCATGGGAGGGCAGGGACGCCAAGCCAGGCAAGAAACACAAACCCAAAGGCAAATTCACCGGCAAGCCAAAAGGCAAGGGCGGCGGCTATCCCAAGAAAGGCGGAAAGCCGCCGAAAGACTAA
- a CDS encoding amidohydrolase family protein → MTEAIIEPDLPIIDPHHHLWDLRPMLPMFPEPRHRFIEGLVPVAHYAFDQFNAEVACGHNILATIFMECGAFYNAGYGEAKKTVGEVEFVNGVAAQSASGLYGNARLCTGIVGHADLLQGSSAGEVLDALLAASPNRFKGIRHQGAWDADPEVLGPPFHAPPELYRDAKFREGFAELSKRGMSFDAWILEPQLPDVIDLARAFPDTPICLDHCGTPLGMASYAGKLEERFDVWRTNILELGKCENVMVKLGGLAMHNCAMPEQGPAAGIGSEELARLWKPYIETCIEAFGTKRAMFESNYPVDRWGATYPVLWNAFKRIASGASAEEKAALFAGNAARFYRVEHVLA, encoded by the coding sequence ATGACCGAAGCCATCATCGAGCCTGATCTGCCGATCATCGATCCGCATCATCATCTTTGGGATCTGCGCCCAATGTTACCGATGTTTCCGGAACCACGGCACCGCTTTATCGAAGGCTTAGTGCCGGTTGCGCATTACGCTTTTGATCAGTTCAACGCAGAAGTCGCCTGCGGTCACAACATTCTCGCAACCATCTTCATGGAATGCGGTGCATTTTATAACGCTGGTTATGGAGAAGCCAAAAAGACTGTTGGCGAGGTCGAATTTGTAAATGGCGTGGCGGCGCAATCGGCAAGTGGGCTTTATGGAAATGCGCGCCTCTGCACCGGGATCGTGGGGCACGCAGACTTGCTACAAGGAAGCAGCGCTGGCGAGGTCCTCGATGCGTTGCTCGCGGCATCACCAAATCGATTTAAAGGCATTCGTCATCAGGGCGCTTGGGATGCAGACCCCGAAGTGCTTGGCCCTCCATTCCACGCACCTCCCGAATTGTATCGCGACGCGAAATTCCGTGAAGGTTTCGCCGAGTTAAGCAAACGCGGGATGAGCTTCGATGCGTGGATTCTTGAGCCGCAATTGCCCGACGTGATCGACCTAGCACGCGCCTTTCCCGACACGCCGATCTGCCTTGATCATTGCGGAACACCCCTTGGGATGGCGAGTTACGCCGGCAAATTGGAAGAACGGTTTGATGTCTGGCGCACAAACATCCTCGAACTTGGCAAATGCGAAAACGTGATGGTCAAACTCGGCGGCTTGGCGATGCACAATTGCGCCATGCCTGAACAAGGTCCCGCAGCTGGCATTGGGTCGGAAGAACTCGCTCGTCTGTGGAAGCCATATATCGAAACATGCATCGAAGCGTTTGGGACAAAACGCGCCATGTTCGAAAGCAATTATCCGGTTGATCGCTGGGGCGCGACCTATCCCGTTTTGTGGAACGCGTTCAAAAGAATTGCGAGCGGTGCAAGCGCTGAAGAGAAGGCCGCACTCTTTGCTGGGAACGCAGCACGCTTCTACCGCGTTGAACACGTTCTTGCCTGA